The DNA region aaaacaacctaATCTCAATTGCCATCGACTCTAACTCTCCTTTGCGGCGATGCAAAGTTATATAAATACAACAAGAGTAGCACTTTATGGCGGTCCTTACCCAATTATTCAACTTATTTCCTGCTTGTCAACATTAATTTATACCATAGATATCAGGATCGCATCAGTTGTCTTCTCGCAGACAAAAAGTGAGGGAACAGCACTCAGCCCAACACAGAAATTTGCCACAGCAAGTGAAACGAAAAATGCGTTGGTTTCGGTCCGAAGCCGCCGAGTTctgcaaacaaggaaaatgataaatccATTTCCAATTAAGGTCACATCGTAAGAGACCGGCCAAGAATCCAGAACCAGGTatccattttttaaacaaagtttgaTTGTACACGGCTAGGTAAACTGTCGACAAACTGTGAGGAAAAATTGATGTAAGACTTAGCGACCCCACAAGCTTTATAGCTTAACAATTATCGTTTTGAGATAAAGGATGTGATCGATTGAAGAATGACCGACTTgtatcaaatgaaaattaagtgGATAAACGTGCAATAAacttagtattttttttaatccctgttgttcctgtttttttcctccCACTTTATTATATGCAAAACTACACCTTCGAAATTTTTTATTGATGCCAGCTTGGGCTAATGATATAATCATTTACTGATGATTTCTACTCATTCATGAGCTCTACTCATTTAACAAGTGAATAATTTCAAAGGTGCAAGGCTGAATAAACCATCAGTTATTGGGGAATGGCAAAAAAAGTGAAGCTGTGGGTGTAAAGGTGaatttcaaagagaatttgaaaCAGCTTCTCTTCAGGCacctgaaaaataacaaatttaaagctAAAAGTAGCAGGAAGAGTTAAGCCAGCAAAACTCAAGCAACATTTCAAcgcaacatcttgcaacattgttAAATCTAGTTGAGAGATGTTGTGTAGGAGCTGGCCAAACGCGcgcaacatcttgcaacatACAAAAATTTGACTATTTTCAAACTTGATTCAACTTGTTGCAACATGTTGCTACGGGGTGGCCAAACTTGTGCAACACGTTACGCGCAACAATGTTGCAGGATATTGCGTTTGACCAAGGCTTTATGCACTTGTCACTAAGGCAGCAAAATTTGTCACGGCTCAATTAGTAGTTGTTATATGCTTAAGGCATGATTTGCAAGGTTCGTCGTAACTTTAGGATCAATGACGACAGCGGACTAAAATATACTGAAGCCTTTCGTCATAGTGTCGCATGAATAACATCTCTTTTCTTTAGAGGAAGACGACGCAAGAGAAAACCCAATAGGAGCACAATTTTGCCTGTCGTTAAACTAAACGCGTTGAAGTTGCAAACTCTTCGCAACACACGCTTGTGCggtaaagaattttaaagggTACCTTAAGATACACACGCAACTAAATATAACTGTTAAACAAACTCGAATGAGGTAAACTAGAAAGGAAAGGGAAACAGTTAGAGATGGAAAAGATCACTGAGGTGTTTAACAACAAATTGGAGAACAAAAGGCAGCCTCATTTTAGAAGTGATCTTGgaatacaattttgttttcttccatgaTTATCAACGCCTATTGACAAACCAGtaatgaaagcttaaaaaaaaattttgcggATTTCTTGGATTAGCTGAAAAAGTTGCATTACTTTATCTAGATGACGcagaaaatacattttgtcaTCTCCTTCTTTATATCCCGCTTGAAGAAGGCGTACGCAATGGGGTTAATAGCAGAGTTTTAAACAAGAAGGGGTATTTTATATTCTTCATCATCACATGTTTTTCccgttttaaaaaataatatataacCACATCGTAAAGCAAATGCGTTCGCCAGAAGGAAAACTCCTATAATAATTGCCATCGTTTTAACTGCAGATTTCTCCTGGATCTTGAACAGAAATCGATGATTAAAGTGGAGCTGCTTTGTTAAGAGACGAGCTGCTCGCTCGTGCTTGTTAACAACAAGTAACATTAAAGCGAAGCGAAAGATCAGACCACAGCATGgcaaaaaagccaaaaaaattatgttcaTCGAAATGATTATGTCATATAGTGAACATTGGCTTGGACAGAGCtgatccattttgaaaaaagcCAAAGCAGTAATAACTGGAATCGCCCAAGAGGTGAAAATCACCAGGAAAACGCGGCGacgcttcataaaagtcaaatatttgaaaGGCATTACAACGGCGACATACAGCTCCAGGACTAAAGTGTCGGAGACTTTGATTCGTGcgtgacacatgtcagatgatgagtgCGAACACTATGGACATTGAATGGTTTACATCAAGCGAAGCCACATCAAGCGAAGATCAGTCTTATGCAAAACAACAGTTACTAGTCAAGCCAAGTGAGTCAAAGCTATTGGGCGTAAAATGGGACAAATTCGAAGATACTATCGCCGTGCAGTTCCCAAGCGCGAGTAGTGCACCGACAAAACGTGAAGTACTGGCCAAACTAGCGAAAGTGTACGACCCCCTTGGCTTAGCGTCCCCCATTACACTGCAAGGGAAGCAAATCTACCGAGAAGCGTGCGACTGCAAAGTATCATGGGACGCACCTATCCCAGAGAATCTGAAAATACGCTGGCAAAGGTGGGAGCAGTCACTTCCGGCGGAAGTAACCACTCGAAGACCCTTAGCACCTTATCAACAACCAGTCATCTCCGCTGAGGTACATGTGTTTGGGGATGCGTCAACTTATGGGGTTGGAGCAGTGGTGTATTCAGTCGTACGCCAAGAAGATGGAATCACTCAAACCCTGGTTGCAGCAAAAGCAAGATTAGCCAAGAGAGAACTAACCGTCCCCAGGTTGGAGTTAGTCAGCGCTCACATGGCTACCAATTTAGTCATCAACGTAAGAAACGCTCTAAAAGAACTACCCGAACCCATGATCTACGGTTGGCTGGACAGCACCGTCGCCCTCCACTGGATTGTAGGAAATGGTCAGTACCGACAGTTCGTCTCTAACCGCGTGCAAAAAATAAGACAATACCCACAGATCCAGTGGAGACACGCGCCCACTACCGATAACCCAGCGGACCTGGTGAGTCGAGGAGGCCAGGTAACCAACGCAGAGCTTTGGTGGAATGGCCCAGCGTGGCTACGTAATCCTGAAATGTGGCCAGAGAACCCGGTTACCGTGAAATCCGAAAGCTCAGAAGAAGAGGCAAAAGTCATCCGAGAAGTGCTAAGCCTAGCAAATGAGAAACCTGAACAAGAACGGAACGTGTTCGACGAACTCCTAGAACGCCATGATTTACGCCGAGCTCTTCGCATCCAAGCTTGGGTGCGACGGTTCACCACTCACAGGGTGCGCAAGGGACCTCTTACTAGCGAAGACATTCAAGAGACCAAGAACTGGTGGATAGAAAGAGTCCAGTCTCAAGATTTACAGAAACCGCACTTTGAACAGACCAGGCAGAAACTCAACCTCGTTTCCAATGCAGATAGAATTCTCGAATGTCATGgaagaattcaaggaaaataCCCGGTGTACCTGCCAGCAGACGCCGTGTTTACGAGGAAGCTTGTACAGAGGATTCATGTCGAAACCTTACATGGAGGTGTGGCCCTTACCATGGCAGCGATTCGTGAACAGTACTGGATCCCAACCCTGAGACAGCTAGTGAAGTCTGTGTGATCTGCTTGTTGGGGCTGTAAACGTTTCATAGCTTCACCCTTAACAGTACCACCCCCTGGACTACTGCCTACAGACCGTACAGATGGTGGAACAGCCTTCGAAGTTATTGGCACGGATTTTGCTGGTCCTATCAAGTATAAACAACGCAAGAAGGGCGAGGAGAAAGCTTACTTGGTTATCTTCACGTGTAGCCTGTCCAGAGCCGTGCACCTAGAATTATTGTCTAGTCTCGAGACAAGCAATTTTATTACCTGTCTTAAACGCCTCATCGCTCGCCGCGGTAGACCGCGCGTTATCTACTCAGACAATGGAGGCACCTTTATCAAGGCTGCGAAATGGCTTCGCCAATTGCGAGGAGATGAGCGCCTCCAAAGTCTCCTTGAAGATTACGACATAACCTGGAAATTTAACTTAAGCCGGGCTCCTTGGTGGGGAAGTCAATTCGAGCGGTTGATTGGAGTCGTAAAGTCCGCCATGTACAAAGTCATTGGGGGAGGTGTACTTACCTGGACTGAGCTGAGCGAGGTACTGCTCGACGTGGAAACACAAATCAATCGACGTCCATTAAGTTATGTAGAAGATGATGTCGAGCTACCAACACTTACACCGTCAACATTCCTGTTTCAGCGAACGAGTCAGCTGCCAGAAGAGAAAACAGGGAGGATCAAAGACCTGGACCTACGCAAACGCGCTAAATACCTCAGGAACTGCAAGAACAATCTCTGGAGGCGGTGGCAGAGAGAATATTTAACAGCTTTAAGGGAGCGGCACAACCTGACACACAAAGCggccaaatttcagccaaatgttGGAGATGTCGTAACTATAAAGACCGAAAACAAGAATCGTGGGAGTTGGCCACTGGCGATAGTAAACAAAACCTATCCCGGGAAGGACGGAATCATCCGCGCAGTTCAACTCAAGACAGCAAACGGCATGTTAGAGAGGCCTGTTCAACACCTGTACCCTCTTGAGCTAAACTGCGACCAGGCCTGTGAGACACATGCAGACACTCCCACAGCAGATTTGAACCCAAACGCACTAGTTTTCAGGCCGAGACGGGATGCTGCAGTTGCTGCCAGA from Pocillopora verrucosa isolate sample1 chromosome 1, ASM3666991v2, whole genome shotgun sequence includes:
- the LOC131794212 gene encoding uncharacterized protein — protein: MDIEWFTSSEATSSEDQSYAKQQLLVKPSESKLLGVKWDKFEDTIAVQFPSASSAPTKREVLAKLAKVYDPLGLASPITLQGKQIYREACDCKVSWDAPIPENLKIRWQRWEQSLPAEVTTRRPLAPYQQPVISAEVHVFGDASTYGVGAVVYSVVRQEDGITQTLVAAKARLAKRELTVPRLELVSAHMATNLVINVRNALKELPEPMIYGWLDSTVALHWIVGNGQYRQFVSNRVQKIRQYPQIQWRHAPTTDNPADLVSRGGQVTNAELWWNGPAWLRNPEMWPENPVTVKSESSEEEAKVIREVLSLANEKPEQERNVFDELLERHDLRRALRIQAWVRRFTTHRVRKGPLTSEDIQETKNWWIERVQSQDLQKPHFEQTRQKLNLVSNADRILECHGRIQGKYPVYLPADAVFTRKLVQRIHVETLHGASPLTVPPPGLLPTDRTDGGTAFEVIGTDFAGPIKYKQRKKGEEKAYLVIFTCSLSRAVHLELLSSLETSNFITCLKRLIARRGRPRVIYSDNGGTFIKAAKWLRQLRGDERLQSLLEDYDITWKFNLSRAPWWGSQFERLIGVVKSAMYKVIGGGVLTWTELSEVLLDVETQINRRPLSYVEDDVELPTLTPSTFLFQRTSQLPEEKTGRIKDLDLRKRAKYLRNCKNNLWRRWQREYLTALRERHNLTHKAAKFQPNVGDVVTIKTENKNRGSWPLAIVNKTYPGKDGIIRAVQLKTANGMLERPVQHLYPLELNCDQACETHADTPTADLNPNALVFRPRRDAAVAARARIQDLAEDEQ